One Setaria italica strain Yugu1 chromosome I, Setaria_italica_v2.0, whole genome shotgun sequence DNA window includes the following coding sequences:
- the LOC101779253 gene encoding putative ripening-related protein 5: MASASAFGAMAIVLLVVLSTSPAVYSLRPSLGVCHASGYLPGRSGNCVKSNDPDCCVDGKRYPQYRCSPPVTSSTPATLTLNSFEKGKDGGGPSECDNSYHSDDEMVVALSTGWFSNMARCGHRIKITANGNSVYAKVVDECDSVHGCDDDHNFEAPCANNIVDASPAVWNALGLDQSTGEQDITWSDGDE, translated from the coding sequence ATGGCCTCTGCATCAGCTTTTGGCGCCATGGCGATCGTCCTCCTGGTGGTCCTGTCCACCTCACCGGCAGTGTACTCCCTCCGACCAAGCCTTGGCGTCTGCCACGCCAGCGGCTACCTCCCAGGCCGCTCCGGCAACTGCGTCAAGAGCAACGACCCGGACTGCTGCGTCGACGGCAAGAGGTACCCGCAGTaccgctgctcgccgccggtcACCTCGAGCACGCCGGCCACGCTGACGCTCAACAGCTTCGAGAAgggcaaggacggcggcggcccgtcGGAGTGCGACAACTCGTACCACAGCGACGACGAGATGGTCGTCGCGCTCTCCACCGGCTGGTTCAGCAACATGGCGCGCTGCGGCCACCGCATCAAGATCACCGCCAACGGCAACTCCGTGTACGCCAAGGTGGTCGACGAGTGCGACTCCGTGCACGGCTGCGACGACGATCACAACTTCGAGGCGCCCTGCGCCAACAACATCGTCGACGCCTCGCCCGCGGTGTGGAACGCCCTGGGGCTCGACCAGAGCACCGGCGAGCAGGACATCACCTGGTCCGACGGGGACGAGTGA